The genomic region TCCAAGAAAGTGAGTCTTCCTAAAGAAAATGAGTATTCCTAAAAGAAAATACGTAgttcatttattatgattacAAAATGTTGAattcttaattgggacaaaaaATGGATTTATGTTGGTGCTTGAACCTAGCTTcgaaaaaatgaaactataaaataatgtatatcaAGAGCTATACAATTAAACTAGCAAGCTGCAAACCACAGAGAAATGTAATGTTGTGTTATACTAACAAAACCAGTTCAGTTTGGGCGACGACAACTTGGCCTTGGCAAAATCAACGGGGTCTATGAAGAGGAGCTGGTGTTTGATCGAGAGATGCAGGGTTTGCCCAGCTAGACTAGCATACGAACAGCATGATCCGCCACCAGGAGTCCGGCCTTGCTCAAAAAACTGTTGTCCCTGGCTGTACCTGGAAGGTGAAGGCAGAAGGTTGCCTGGTGGAACATCCCAAGGAACAGCAGACAAATTTTCAGCTGATTTGCTTGCAGGGGCAGGTTCGTTAAATGAAATCATCAGGGGGAGAGGAAGACACTGTTGGATTTGGGGAGGAGTCGACTTCTGGTTGCTTGAATGAGCTGGCACCGGAGTACTTGCAAATCCCGATGCTTTAGGAGATCATTCTGCCTCATACGTGTCGCTGCGGAGATAATCGACCCTGGAAGATTTTTAACTTAACGGATTCTTGGATGACGGTGGAGGAGGAAGAAAAGGGCTCACTAGCAACGTCTCGTTCTTGACAACTGCCGGGTTCTTGCCCAGTCCTTGTTAAGTATCCCTCGATGATCTAGAAAGGTCGTTTTTAATTTAGACATTCAATATGCAGATtacaaatagtagtaataaacgGAGTGTACCTGAGTCCGGAAGCATCACATTCAAGAGGGTATTGAAGTTTGAAGCATGGGAAAGACATTTTGGAGACTCCTTAACAACTCGTCGGACGGGATGCTACCACCATCTATATTCTTTCTAGTAAAACTTGGTAGAAGCTGTGATATATTATGGCCTTCAGGTAAATCGCATATGCACGTCAATATAGTAGAAGTCAGTTCATCATCAAGAGCAACACCTGCTTCGGCCATTTCCTGGATCAAATTGATTATTTCTTCTGCATTGCCCACTGCCTTCAAGCCTTTGAGCAAAGAATCATAAACAACGGAATGTGGCAGGAAGCCAGCTGCTTTCATCTTTTCAAACAATGTTTTGGCTTCTGCCATCATCCTTAGTTTCAAAAGCTGTTAATCAAAACAGAAAACGTCAATGCATCAGGACGCAGACCCTTACGCTGCATATCACCCACTAGCTCATTGGCAAACTCAATATTCCCTGCTTTTATGGAGGACTCGATCATTATGTTGAATGAGACAACATCTGGTTCACAACTACCACCAACCATATCTCTAAACAAAGCTCCAGCTTGGTCCAAACTACCCTCCCTACATAAGGCGGCCATCAACAAGTTGTAGTCAAACGAGGTAGGACTGGGACCCGAGGTTCtcattttgttaaaaataccTTTTGCAATGTTCATCCGGCTACATTTGCATAAACCATTTATAAGAGCACTATAAGACCTTGAATCGGGAATGGACCCCGACTGTAAAATTCTCTTCCAGGTGATTAATGCTTTCTGAACCTTTCCTTCCTTCAGATAAGCTCCAATTAGCACAGTGTAGGGTGCAACATCAGTTAGCTTATTCTGTTTAACCATGTCACGAATAATTTGTTCTGCCTCTCCAAGATGGCCTTCCGTGCACAGCCCTTTAACTAGGGTACAGATAGTCCAAGAATCAGACTCAACATGATTTGTGTTTGATGCCATAGATTTATAAAGTTTCATGGCGGCATCAATCTTCCCAACTTCACATAGGCCTCTTAATACTGTATTGTAAGTTACAATATCAGGATTCTTTTGCTTCTCTACCATCACTTCCAGAATCTTAAAAGCATCACTGAAATGTCCTGCCTTGCATAATCCATCAATTAGAATGTTAAATATTGTATTACTTGGCTCTTCTCCCTTGTCCAACATAAAGTTAAACATCTCCACGGCTTTCTCCACATTCCCAACTTGGCAAAGCCCGCCAATTATACTTCCAAACGTAACAGCATCAGGGCGGATGccattttttaacatttcattGAACAAGCGCTTCACTTCCTTTAGATTCCCCTTCTGGCAGAAACCACGCATCAAGCAAGTGTAAGAAACTCTATCCGGAGAAAGTCCTTTATCTAACATAAGATTCAAAATCTCACTCGCTCTACCAACATCACCTTTATGGCAAAAACCATTTATAAGTGTGTCATAGAAGAAAACATCAGGTTCCAACCCTTTCATCCTCATTTCTTCCAACAACATCATTGCTCCATCCACACGATCCGCCACAAATGAGCATCCATCAGAATGTTATATGTGATCAAATTGGGAGCAATATTTGCAGACTCCATTCTTCTCTTTACACTCATAGCTTCATCTAATCTCTTCTCCCGGTGCAACCCTTTTATCAAGGTGTTAAAGCTAACTATATCTGGAGACAAGTGATTCCTTTCCATCTCACCTAaaaactcctcagcatcaACCACAAATCCATTACAACAAAGGCCATTCAACACGACATTGGCGATATATAGATTAATGGTGTAGCCTTGCTTCAACATCAACCCAATTGCCCCCAGAGCCAACTGGGCGCGGAGAGATGTACCAAGCACTCAACCAAAGCCGATAATGACAAATATCTTGGTAAAGCCCCAGAACACACcatctttttataaatactaaGAGCCAGATTGTGCTTCTTGTTCTTGACAAGGGTTTGCAAAAGAAGATCGCTGGAGGAGCCCGATGGAACGACACCCATTTCCACAGATTGCTCAAATAGAGAACATGCATTCTGCAAATTTACCAATGAGTGGGGTTTTTGACATAGAGATGTGATTTGGGTTTCCACCTGGTCTACCTCTTGGAGTTTAGTGCAATTAGGATTTAAGAGTAGGTTTGTGGTGAAAAACTTGTTTTGTATGGGATTTTTTCGCTTCAGAAATAGAGACAGGTTCTTTCGCATCAATGGAAACACCATACCTAATTCCTCACGCGATTTACTATCTCCCAGATATGGAAGAAGATACTTTAACGATAATGGAGGGGCAAGCCCAAAAAGGAACCTCTATTAAAATCCCAACCGCCAAAAACTCAGTACATGTGCGGACACCATTCGAGGTATTCTAGCGACCTCAACGGTCTTCAAGGCATACTCTGCATTGAGCAATGAGAACTcataaacaataatttaaataaatccacCTATAATCTAACAAACATCCAGTAACTTTCTTCTGAATTCAGTCGAACATGTCATAGGCAAACCGATAAGACgagaaaaccaaaaaatatgattatattcACCCTAAGACAATTCACATCAAAAACAATTTTCCAGATTTTTAATTCGACAAACATGAAAATGGTCTTGGCGAAATTTAGTCTCGAATGAAAAACATTCAAGAGacaatctatatctatatctatatcgATCCATATTTTAAAGCAAGATAGTTTATCAACCTACTAACCATTTCAAACTGCACTTTAATTCCATGCCTAATCATACTCACTAccattaacaaataataaggTGAGCTCAATTCAACCCATAACTCCAAGTATCAAAGGCTTAATTTTCGGCCAACACACTACAAACATCCCATTTGAATCCTATCACCACATCAACATAAAAACTGACTCCCTAACAGATTCTAACTCAAGCTTCAGATTGTATAagtatttaaaatcatttccaagatcataaatttttcaattttttttttaaggaaaaacATAAGAGGTGTATTTAACACACTACTAAGATTATACTTAAAGCATGTTTGGTAGGgtagataactcatctagggatTGTTCATAGATTTCCATCCCTAGATGAATTATCTATCCTACCAAACATGCGCTTATTGTACTATCTTCAGTTAACACTGAACGAATTTAGATGAATACACATGAGCATAGAGATGCAGAACTTCAACTTATTCTTTTTAGAACTTACACTCCTTACACCTTACACCCATAACTCCACAGTCTACAATGAACTCATTGTTCACACATAATAACAACATAACATAATCCTAATTGCAAACGTTCAAGCTCAATTTCAGAGTTATGAACCCTAAAATTCCGGTTTTAACATAATCCATatcaagattgaagattcaatttttagtaCATGTAATCTATCCTAGTATTAAATTACATCACCAATTGGAGATATTTGAACGAAATGATACCTTAATTTCACAAGGTTTGGAGCTGGGGTTCAAGCTCAAAGGCTGAAGTAGGAGGATAAGAAGAACGGATGAAGTCGCACCGGGAAGAGGAGGACCACGCCGGCGTCGAATAGGGCGGTGGTGTGCGTGTGTATATGTGTAGAGAAATGGTAGTAGGGCTGGGAATGGCCTGACGCGGCGGCGGAGACAGTGAGTGTGTGAGAAAttgagaatttgatcaaataatttctttaactatatttcaatttcctacacatataacaaaataatagtgTGAATCGTGTGAAAGATTCTAACTTTTGCACCTGTAATACCAGTGCCTcctaacaaagaaaaaaataacatcaagTAATCTAACGTTAAATATAATCgcagaatattttttttggacaaaataCGCTCGGACCTAAAAGAGCATTTTTGTCACTATATTATATTCTTGACGTTAAATATAATCGAATCATATTTTTTCGGACAAAAATACGCTCGACCCTAAAGGgcattttgtcatttatattatatttgcaacttcttatgtaattttctaataaatttttgtacttcatacgtaattaaaattttgttattatttacactttctatttttttataatatacatatttatcattatctGCATTAATatgaacattaattaatataaatatgaaccTATTTATAAAACTCATTCTCTGGTATTTTTTCGTGTTTATTTTccgtaatttattttatttacattgaTTTATggatcaattttatttattataaaaatatcctaattttgcagtattaatttataagtttACGTTGTCTTATTTCAAGTACtattgttaataaaaaaatcttgaagGATTAAATAGCTAATATCACATGcttgaattttttcaaaatattactcatgtttcaattttatcatgaATGGCAAGAAactatgcaaatttatatCTAAAGATTGAATGTTCATATGACGttaaaaatttcagtttgagctaaattaaaattacatcaataaaatatcaatcataaaaatcaacTTAAAGTTAAGCTTAGAGTAACAAATTAGTTTGatgatatataatgaaatattattttaaatgtcaatgttttcaataaaataactattGTATCATTTAATTGAaggtgaaatattttttattcggattttattgcataaataactttacttttccatatttttatttctcaatgaatTTCCGACATGATATAGCCATATAGGTACTATATTGTTACCACTAACTAGAAATAGAGagacatttgaatttttttggtacaAATATTGACAAAACTTTAATCACGTACCATAATTTATTAGGAAATCACTTAGGAAGCTGCTGACAGAAATGTAGAAATGTGACATAATTCATATGTCAACGAATTTAGGAATTGCCAAAAATGCCCTTCAAGCTATTTGAGCATTTTCGTCAAAATGACTAAAAAAACATGATTCGTGATTATATTTAACGTTAGGCTCCTTtggtgttattttttttattggttgtTCAAACCAATACTACATGATTCTTGTTTAAAAAAACTAGATAGACTTCTTTTTGGTTGTCTGTTGTATTTCTCAGCTACCATATCTAGGTTTTGATTTGGCCAACACAAACTACCGATACAATATGGTAATATACAAAAATGTCCTCATAATTTTGACGTATTGGCCAAAAAGTCCTTGAAACCCTATGTCAAACATAAAACTAGCGGGAGAATGAAAATCTCGCGCTCGCCTAAACCTCTACAATCATCCGTCTCACATTCGACGGAAGGGTCTCCATTACTCCGAATCAAAAAGCGACTTGGTTCTGCGTGTATGCTCTACAACGGTTAGTTAACTCGTTGAATTCGTTCAATTCATTGAATTCATATTCATTACATAGTTTTCTACCTCTCATTCTTTAATACTCCTCCGTCACGAATAGGagtcgtttttccattttagtccgtccgcgaataagagtccggttcacttttaccataaatggtactaGGGTCCCACCTCCACCTAACTCCtttcactcacatatcatttaaaattaatatatacaagtgggacccttattccactaactttcttccacccacttttcttaacatttcttaaaacccgtgccaaaaataaatgggactcctattcagtggacggaggagtacAATTTAGGCAAATTAGATCTAATACCAATATTGAAATAGTTGCTACAAACATTACTTATTGCGTTTGTTTTTTTTGATTTTCCGTGTTCAATTGG from Salvia hispanica cultivar TCC Black 2014 unplaced genomic scaffold, UniMelb_Shisp_WGS_1.0 HiC_scaffold_1219, whole genome shotgun sequence harbors:
- the LOC125198123 gene encoding LOW QUALITY PROTEIN: pentatricopeptide repeat-containing protein At4g28010-like (The sequence of the model RefSeq protein was modified relative to this genomic sequence to represent the inferred CDS: inserted 3 bases in 3 codons); the protein is MVFPLMRKNLSLFLKRKNPIQNKFFTTNLLLNPNCTKLQEVDQVETQITSLCQKPHSLVNLQNACSLFEQSVEMGVVPSGSSSDLLLQTLVKNKKHNLALSIYKKMVCSGALPRYLSLSALVECLVHLSAPXLALGAIGLMLKQGYTINLYIANVVLNGLCCNGFVVDAEEFLGEMERNHLSPDIVSFNTLIKGLHREKRLDEAMSVKRRMESANIAPNLITYNILMDAXFVADRVDGAMMLLEEMRMKGLEPDVFFYDTLINGFCHKGDVGRASEILNLMLDKGLSPDRVSYTCLMRGFCQKGNLKEVKRLFNEMLKNGIRPDAVTFGSIIGGLCQVGNVEKAVEMFNFMLDKGEEPSNTIFNILIDGLCKAGHFSDAFKILEVMVEKQKNPDIVTYNTVLRGLCEVGKIDAAMKLYKSMASNTNHVESDSWTICTLVKGLCTEGHLGEAEQIIRDMVKQNKLTDVAPYTVLIGAYLKEGKVQKALITWKRILQSGSIPDSRSYSALINGLCKCSRMNIAKGIFNKMRTSGPSPTSFDYNLLMAALCREGSLDQAGALFRDMVGGSCEPDVVSFNIMIESSIKAGNIEFANELVGDMQRKGLRPDALTFSVLINXLLKLRMMAEAKTLFEKMKAAGFLPHSVVYDSLLKGLKAVGNAEEIINLIQEMAEAGVALDDELTSTILTCICDLPEGHNISQLLPSFTRKNIDGGSIPSDELLRSLQNVFPMLQTSIPS